Proteins encoded by one window of Bradyrhizobium sp. B097:
- a CDS encoding sulfate ABC transporter ATP-binding protein, which yields MAIEVKNIVKKFGSFAALDNVDLKVADGELLALLGPSGSGKTTLLRIIAGLDWPDSGEVAIDGENALSRGASERQVGFVFQHYALFRHMTVFENVAFGLRVQPRAIRKDEATIRARVKNLLDLVQLDWLANRYPSQLSGGQRQRIALARALAIEPRILLLDEPFGALDAKVRKELRQWLRSLHNEIHVTSIFVTHDQEEALEVANRVVVMDKGKIEQIGSPGEVYDNPATAFVHGFIGESIVLPVDVAGDAVRLDGRPLNIPALGAASGAAKLFVRRHDMAVGPAGTGALEGAIRHVRSFGPIQRAEVALSGSEGKTVIEIDAPRDRELQAGEIVSLQPRRYRIFAAQE from the coding sequence ATGGCGATTGAAGTCAAGAATATCGTAAAGAAGTTCGGCAGCTTTGCCGCGCTCGACAATGTCGATCTCAAGGTCGCCGATGGCGAGCTGCTGGCGTTGCTCGGCCCGTCCGGCTCCGGCAAGACCACGCTGCTGCGGATCATCGCAGGGCTCGATTGGCCTGACTCGGGCGAGGTTGCGATCGACGGCGAGAACGCGCTCTCGCGCGGCGCCAGCGAGCGTCAGGTCGGCTTCGTGTTCCAGCACTACGCGCTGTTCCGCCACATGACGGTGTTCGAGAACGTCGCGTTCGGCCTGCGCGTGCAGCCGCGCGCGATCCGCAAGGACGAGGCGACGATCCGCGCCCGCGTCAAGAACCTGCTCGATCTGGTGCAGCTCGATTGGCTTGCCAACCGCTATCCGAGCCAGTTGTCCGGCGGACAGCGTCAGCGCATCGCGCTGGCGCGCGCGCTTGCGATCGAGCCGCGGATCCTGCTGCTCGACGAGCCGTTCGGCGCGCTCGATGCCAAGGTGCGCAAGGAGCTCCGGCAATGGCTACGCTCGCTGCACAACGAAATCCACGTCACCTCGATCTTCGTCACCCACGACCAGGAGGAGGCGCTCGAAGTCGCCAACCGCGTGGTGGTGATGGACAAGGGCAAGATCGAGCAGATCGGCTCGCCCGGCGAGGTCTATGACAACCCGGCGACCGCCTTCGTGCACGGCTTCATCGGCGAGTCCATCGTGCTGCCGGTCGATGTGGCTGGCGATGCCGTCCGGCTCGATGGCCGCCCCCTGAACATTCCCGCTTTGGGTGCCGCGTCCGGCGCGGCCAAGCTGTTCGTCCGCCGCCATGACATGGCGGTCGGCCCGGCGGGAACCGGGGCGCTGGAGGGCGCCATCCGGCATGTCCGCTCGTTCGGTCCGATCCAGCGCGCCGAGGTGGCCCTGTCGGGGAGCGAGGGCAAGACCGTGATCGAGATCGACGCCCCCCGCGACCGCGAGCTGCAGGCCGGCGAAATCGTCTCGCTGCAGCCCCGCCGCTACCGGATCTTTGCCGCCCAGGAGTAG
- the cysW gene encoding sulfate ABC transporter permease subunit CysW, producing the protein MQTGLATSTTQLRTYAPATDVSVAAPAPRLEIARAEPVAARRNPRTEPGPIRLIIIALAIAFLSIFVVLPLVVVFASAFSKGIVAYFAALAEPEALAAIQLTLLIAAISVTLNLVFGVVAAWAISKFEFTGKTFLITLIDLPFSVSPVISGLVFVLLFGAQGYFGTWLQAHNVHILFAVPGIALATIFVTFPFVARALIPLMQEQGTQEEEAAISLGASGLQTFFRVTLPNIKWGLLYGVLLCNARAMGEFGAVSVVSGHIRGETNTMPLLVEILYNEYQFVASFAIASLLAMLALITLVAKTVLERRLDEAEVPDGD; encoded by the coding sequence ATGCAGACGGGATTGGCGACCTCGACCACGCAACTGCGGACCTACGCGCCCGCGACCGATGTCAGCGTTGCGGCCCCGGCGCCGCGGCTCGAGATCGCGCGCGCCGAGCCGGTCGCGGCGCGGCGCAACCCGCGCACCGAGCCGGGTCCGATCCGCCTCATCATCATTGCGCTCGCGATCGCCTTCCTCAGCATCTTCGTCGTACTGCCGCTGGTCGTCGTGTTCGCGTCGGCTTTCTCGAAAGGCATCGTCGCCTATTTCGCGGCGCTGGCCGAGCCCGAGGCGCTCGCTGCCATCCAGCTGACGCTGCTGATCGCGGCGATCTCGGTCACGCTCAACCTCGTGTTCGGCGTGGTCGCGGCCTGGGCGATCTCGAAATTCGAATTCACCGGCAAGACCTTCCTGATCACGCTGATCGACCTGCCGTTCTCTGTCTCGCCCGTGATCTCGGGTCTGGTCTTCGTGCTGCTGTTCGGCGCGCAGGGCTATTTCGGAACATGGCTGCAGGCGCACAACGTCCACATCCTGTTCGCGGTGCCCGGCATCGCACTGGCGACGATCTTCGTCACCTTCCCCTTCGTGGCGCGCGCGCTGATCCCGCTGATGCAGGAGCAGGGCACCCAGGAAGAGGAGGCAGCGATCTCGCTCGGCGCCTCCGGCCTGCAGACCTTCTTCCGCGTCACGCTGCCCAACATCAAATGGGGCCTGCTCTACGGCGTCCTGCTCTGCAACGCGCGGGCGATGGGCGAGTTCGGCGCGGTGTCCGTCGTCTCCGGCCACATCCGCGGCGAGACCAACACGATGCCGCTGCTGGTCGAGATTCTCTACAACGAATATCAGTTCGTCGCGTCGTTCGCGATCGCGTCGTTGCTGGCGATGCTGGCGCTGATCACGCTGGTGGCGAAAACCGTTCTCGAGCGGCGGCTCGACGAGGCTGAGGTGCCCGATGGCGATTGA
- the cysT gene encoding sulfate ABC transporter permease subunit CysT: MGLTLTWLSVIILIPLAALFLKTFELSLDQVWAIVTSRRTLNALKISFGLSFAAACVNLVMGTIIVWALVRYRFPGRRLFDAIVDIPFALPTAVAGVALTQLFAQKGWLGAPLAELGIKVAFTPIGIFIAMIFIGIPFVVRTVQPVLIDLDPEIEEAAASLGANRWHTVFRVILPSLIPALLTGFALAFARAIGEYGSVIFIAGNLPNVSEIAPLLIVIRLSEFRYADATAIAVVMLVASFLIIFLINRLQRWAQARIPVH, translated from the coding sequence ATGGGACTGACCCTGACATGGCTCTCCGTTATCATCCTGATTCCGCTGGCCGCGCTGTTCCTCAAGACGTTCGAGCTCAGCCTCGATCAGGTCTGGGCCATCGTCACCAGCCGCCGTACCCTGAACGCCCTGAAGATTTCGTTCGGGCTTTCGTTTGCGGCCGCCTGCGTCAATCTGGTGATGGGCACCATCATCGTCTGGGCGCTGGTGCGCTACCGCTTTCCGGGCCGGCGGCTGTTCGACGCCATCGTCGATATTCCGTTTGCCCTGCCGACCGCGGTCGCAGGCGTCGCGCTGACGCAGCTGTTCGCCCAAAAGGGCTGGCTCGGCGCGCCGCTCGCCGAGCTCGGCATCAAGGTCGCGTTCACGCCGATCGGCATCTTCATCGCGATGATCTTCATCGGCATTCCCTTCGTGGTTCGCACGGTGCAGCCGGTGCTGATCGATCTCGATCCCGAGATCGAGGAGGCGGCCGCGAGCTTAGGCGCCAATCGCTGGCATACGGTGTTTCGCGTCATCCTGCCGAGCCTGATCCCGGCGCTGCTCACCGGCTTTGCGCTGGCCTTCGCCCGCGCCATCGGTGAATACGGCTCGGTGATCTTCATCGCCGGCAATCTGCCCAATGTCTCCGAGATCGCGCCGCTCCTGATCGTGATCCGGCTGTCCGAATTCCGCTACGCCGACGCCACCGCGATCGCGGTCGTGATGCTGGTGGCTTCGTTCCTGATCATCTTCCTGATCAACCGGCTGCAGCGCTGGGCGCAAGCCCGCATTCCCGTGCATTGA
- a CDS encoding sulfate ABC transporter substrate-binding protein — MIRRMLPLVAGLLWASSAFAADYSLLNVSYDPTRELYVDFNKAFAAAYQKETGKSVEIKQSHGGSGSQARSVIDGLQADIVTLALAYDIDAIAGKGLLATDWQKRLPLNASPYTSTIVFLVRKGNPKGIKDWDDLIKPGVAVITPNPKTSGGARWNYLAAWGYAQKKFGSADKAKKFVADLYQNVPVLDTGARGSTVTFVERGVGDVLLAWENEAFLALREFGPDKFEIVAPAQSILAEPPVAVVNAVADKKGTRPVAEAYLKYWYTKEGQEIAARNSYRPRDPEIAKEYEKSFAKVELFTIDDVFGGWTKAQKEHFAEGGIFDQIYKN, encoded by the coding sequence ATGATCCGTCGTATGCTGCCGCTGGTCGCGGGATTGTTGTGGGCGAGCTCGGCCTTCGCGGCCGACTATTCGCTGCTCAACGTGTCCTACGATCCGACGCGCGAGCTCTATGTCGATTTCAACAAGGCGTTCGCCGCGGCCTATCAGAAGGAAACCGGCAAGAGCGTCGAGATCAAGCAGTCGCATGGCGGCTCGGGCTCGCAGGCGCGCTCGGTGATCGACGGATTGCAGGCGGATATCGTCACGCTGGCGCTGGCCTATGACATCGATGCGATCGCGGGCAAGGGTCTCCTCGCCACCGACTGGCAGAAGCGGCTGCCGCTCAACGCCTCGCCCTATACCTCGACCATCGTGTTCCTGGTGCGCAAGGGCAATCCCAAGGGGATCAAGGATTGGGACGATTTGATCAAGCCCGGCGTTGCCGTGATCACGCCGAACCCGAAGACCTCGGGCGGCGCCCGCTGGAACTACCTCGCCGCCTGGGGCTATGCGCAGAAGAAGTTCGGCTCGGCCGACAAGGCGAAGAAGTTCGTCGCCGATCTCTATCAGAACGTCCCGGTGCTCGACACCGGTGCACGCGGTTCGACCGTGACCTTCGTCGAGCGCGGTGTCGGCGACGTGCTGCTGGCGTGGGAGAACGAAGCCTTTCTGGCGCTCCGCGAATTCGGTCCGGACAAGTTCGAGATCGTGGCCCCGGCGCAGTCGATTCTGGCCGAGCCGCCGGTCGCCGTCGTCAACGCCGTCGCCGACAAAAAAGGCACCCGCCCCGTCGCCGAAGCCTATCTGAAGTACTGGTACACCAAGGAAGGCCAGGAGATCGCCGCGCGCAACTCCTACCGGCCGCGCGATCCCGAGATCGCCAAGGAGTACGAAAAATCCTTCGCCAAGGTTGAACTTTTCACCATCGACGACGTTTTCGGTGGTTGGACCAAGGCGCAGAAGGAGCACTTCGCCGAGGGCGGCATCTTCGATCAGATCTACAAGAACTGA
- a CDS encoding phosphoadenylyl-sulfate reductase has translation MSTLAPELAVGSVALPTANALDRALRKASPAEVIAAALQTVGRERLALVSSFGTESAALLKVMADVDPAIPVVFLDTGWLFEETLAYRDTLIKTLGLTDVRSIKPDEQALSRLDPDRELWFSDPDACCRIRKVEPLARALKPFAGWINGRKRFQGGARVDIPVVEDDGVRLKFNPFANVSREEIEAIYTLGRLPPHPLVASGYQSVGCMPCSSRAAAGEDARDGRWRGRAKTECGIHTMKMS, from the coding sequence GTGAGCACGCTTGCACCAGAGCTCGCAGTAGGATCAGTCGCGTTGCCGACGGCCAATGCGCTCGATCGCGCGCTGCGCAAAGCGTCACCCGCCGAGGTGATCGCGGCCGCATTGCAGACGGTCGGTCGCGAGAGGCTCGCGCTGGTGTCGTCGTTCGGGACCGAGTCCGCCGCGCTGCTCAAGGTGATGGCGGACGTCGATCCGGCGATCCCGGTGGTCTTCCTCGACACCGGCTGGTTGTTCGAGGAGACGCTGGCTTATCGTGATACTCTGATCAAGACGCTTGGCCTCACCGATGTGCGCTCGATCAAGCCCGATGAGCAGGCGCTATCGCGCCTCGATCCGGACCGCGAATTGTGGTTCAGCGATCCCGACGCCTGCTGCCGCATCCGCAAGGTGGAGCCTTTGGCGCGCGCACTGAAGCCGTTCGCCGGCTGGATCAACGGCCGCAAGCGTTTCCAGGGCGGTGCCCGCGTCGACATCCCGGTCGTCGAGGACGATGGCGTCAGGCTGAAATTCAATCCGTTCGCCAATGTCTCGCGCGAGGAGATCGAGGCGATCTACACGCTCGGCAGACTGCCGCCGCATCCACTTGTCGCATCGGGATATCAGTCGGTCGGGTGTATGCCTTGCTCGAGCCGGGCTGCAGCCGGCGAGGATGCACGCGACGGCCGCTGGCGGGGCCGGGCGAAGACGGAATGCGGCATCCATACGATGAAGATGTCGTAG
- a CDS encoding DUF934 domain-containing protein: MPLVKQGRLTTDLFVHVADGAELPGDGAVLVTAERFLADPQALLRRPGKLGVIWPNNRNLDELVPHLDRLASVALVFPTFRDGRAYSQARLLRERYGYDGELRATGQILRDQFVFMTRAGFDAFEVKKDADADAFAQTMKRYSVFYQPTGDGRVTALNRRMQLRHSESAGQ; the protein is encoded by the coding sequence ATGCCACTCGTTAAGCAGGGAAGACTGACCACCGATCTGTTCGTGCATGTCGCCGACGGCGCCGAGCTGCCGGGTGACGGCGCGGTGCTGGTGACGGCCGAGCGCTTTCTCGCCGATCCGCAGGCGCTGCTGCGCCGCCCCGGCAAGCTGGGCGTGATCTGGCCGAACAACCGCAACCTCGACGAACTGGTGCCGCATCTCGATCGCCTGGCCTCGGTCGCGCTGGTGTTCCCGACCTTCCGCGACGGCCGCGCCTACAGCCAGGCCCGCCTGCTGCGCGAACGCTACGGCTATGACGGCGAGCTGCGCGCCACCGGTCAGATCCTGCGCGACCAGTTCGTGTTCATGACGCGCGCCGGCTTCGACGCCTTCGAGGTGAAGAAGGATGCCGACGCCGACGCGTTCGCCCAGACCATGAAGCGCTATTCGGTGTTCTACCAGCCGACCGGTGACGGCCGCGTCACCGCACTCAACCGCCGCATGCAGCTGCGTCACTCGGAGAGCGCCGGCCAGTGA